Proteins encoded within one genomic window of Arachis ipaensis cultivar K30076 chromosome B08, Araip1.1, whole genome shotgun sequence:
- the LOC107613507 gene encoding random slug protein 5: MYLLRRQTQNQPDDSSFGEAKVTELRAALGPLSGRRLKYCTDGCLRRYLEARNWNVDKAKKMLEETLKWRSTYKPEEIRWDEVAHEGETGKVSRANFHDRLGRPVLILRPGMQNTTSAEDNIKHFVYLLENGILNLSEGQEQMSWLIDFTGFAMSTNLSIKTARDIIHILQNHYPERLAIAFLYNPPRIFQAFWKAVKYFLDPKTAQKVKFVYPNNKESLELMKSLFDVDNLPSEFGGKATLKYDHEEFSRMMVDDDLKTAKYWGIGDEKPSFHPKGGLSGAEVAPEPVPVEPLAI; encoded by the exons ATGTACCTTCTTAGAAGACAAACCCAGAATCAGCCGGATGATTCCTCATTTGGAGAAGCAAAG GTCACTGAGCTCAGGGCTGCTCTTGGGCCCTTGTCCGGGCGTCGTTTGAAATATTGCACAGATGGATGTCTGAGGAGATATTTAGAAGCACGAAACTGGAATGTTGATAAAGCCAAGAAAATGCTGGAGGAAACATTGAAGTGGAGGTCAACTTATAAGCCTGAGGAAATCCGTTGG GATGAAGTAGCACACGAGGGTGAGACAGGCAAGGTCTCCAGAGCAAACTTTCATGATCGACTTGGGAGGCCGGTGCTTATATTGAGGCCAGGGATGCAG AACACGACGTCTGCGGAAGATAATATTAAGCATTTCGTGTACCTATTGGAAAATGGCATCCTTAATCTTTCCGAAGGTCAGGAGCAAATGTCTTGGTTGATAGATTTCACAGGATTTGCAATGAGCACAAATCTCTCCATCAAAACAGCCCGTGATATTATTCACATTTTACAAAATCACTATCCAGAGAGGCTTGCTATCGCTTTTTTGTATAATCCTCCAAGGATATTCCAAGCTTTCTGGAAG GCTGTCAAATACTTCCTGGACCCAAAAACAGCTCAAAAGGTGAAGTTTGTTTATCCAAATAACAAGGAAAGTTTGGAACTGATGAAATCGCTCTTCGATGTTGATAACCTTCCAAGTGAATTTGGGGGGAAAGCTACTCTAAAATATGACCATGAAGAATTCTCCCGAATGATGGTTGATGATGACCTAAAAACGGCCAAGTACTGGGGCATTGGCGACGAGAAGCCGTCATTCCACCCCAAGGGTGGGCTGTCCGGGGCAGAGGTGGCACCAGAGCCCGTACCCGTTGAGCCACTAGCTATTTGA